One Corynebacterium yudongzhengii DNA window includes the following coding sequences:
- the ettA gene encoding energy-dependent translational throttle protein EttA produces MAEFIYTMKNVRRAIGDKLILDNVTMAFYPGAKIGVVGPNGAGKSSLLKIMAGIDEPNNGEAFLDPGATVGILLQEPPLNEEKTVRENVEEGLGDIMVKKARFEEIAEEMATNYSDELMTEMGKLQEELDAADAWEVDSKIDQALSALRCPPADEPVTHLSGGERRRVALAKLLLTQPDLLLLDEPTNHLDAESVLWLEKHLQDYPGAVLAITHDRYFLDNVAEWICEVDRGKLYPYEGNYSTYLEKKAERLEVAGKKDQKLQKRLKNELEWVRSSPKARQSKNKARLERYEEMAAEAEKYRKLDFEEIQIPTPPRLGNKVVEVQDLVKGFDGRTLIKDLSFTLPRNGIVGVIGPNGVGKTTLFKTIVGLEEPDSGSVEIGDTVQLSYVDQNRENIDPEQTVWEVVSGGLDYIQVGQNEMPSRAYLSAFGFKGPDQQKPSKVLSGGERNRLNLALTLKQGGNLILLDEPTNDLDVETLGSLENALTNFPGCAVVISHDRWFLDRTCTHILAWEGDHEEGKWFWFEGNFGDYEKNKVERYGEAAARPSSTTHRKLAR; encoded by the coding sequence ATGGCGGAATTCATCTACACGATGAAAAACGTACGCAGGGCCATCGGGGACAAGCTCATCCTCGACAACGTCACCATGGCCTTTTACCCGGGCGCCAAGATCGGCGTCGTCGGTCCGAACGGCGCCGGTAAGTCGTCGCTGCTGAAGATCATGGCCGGCATCGACGAACCCAACAACGGCGAAGCCTTCCTCGACCCCGGCGCGACCGTGGGCATCCTGCTGCAGGAGCCGCCCCTCAACGAGGAGAAGACGGTCCGCGAAAACGTCGAGGAGGGACTCGGCGACATCATGGTGAAGAAGGCCCGCTTCGAGGAAATCGCCGAGGAGATGGCCACCAACTACTCCGACGAGCTCATGACCGAGATGGGCAAGCTCCAGGAGGAGCTCGACGCCGCCGATGCCTGGGAGGTCGACTCCAAGATCGACCAGGCGCTCTCCGCGCTGCGCTGCCCGCCGGCCGATGAGCCGGTCACTCACCTCTCCGGTGGTGAGCGCCGCCGAGTTGCCCTGGCGAAGCTGCTGCTGACCCAGCCGGACCTGCTGCTTCTCGACGAGCCCACCAACCACCTGGACGCCGAGAGTGTCCTGTGGCTGGAGAAGCACCTGCAGGACTACCCGGGTGCCGTCCTGGCGATTACCCACGACCGCTACTTCCTCGACAACGTCGCGGAGTGGATCTGTGAGGTCGACCGCGGCAAGCTCTACCCCTACGAGGGCAACTACTCCACCTACCTGGAGAAGAAGGCCGAGCGCCTCGAGGTCGCGGGCAAGAAGGACCAGAAGCTGCAGAAGCGCCTCAAGAACGAGCTCGAGTGGGTGCGTTCCTCGCCGAAGGCCCGCCAGTCCAAGAACAAGGCCCGCCTGGAGCGCTACGAGGAGATGGCGGCCGAGGCCGAGAAGTACCGGAAGCTGGACTTCGAAGAGATCCAGATCCCCACCCCGCCGCGGTTGGGCAACAAGGTCGTCGAGGTTCAGGACCTGGTCAAGGGCTTCGACGGGCGTACCCTCATCAAGGACCTGTCGTTCACCCTGCCGCGCAACGGCATCGTCGGCGTCATCGGCCCCAACGGCGTGGGCAAGACTACCTTGTTCAAGACCATCGTGGGCCTGGAGGAACCGGACTCCGGCTCCGTCGAGATCGGCGATACTGTCCAGCTGTCGTATGTCGACCAGAACCGTGAGAACATCGACCCCGAGCAGACCGTCTGGGAGGTCGTCTCCGGCGGCCTCGACTACATCCAGGTCGGCCAGAACGAGATGCCCTCGCGCGCCTACCTCTCGGCGTTCGGCTTCAAGGGCCCGGACCAGCAGAAGCCGTCGAAGGTGCTCTCCGGTGGTGAGCGCAACCGCCTGAACTTGGCGCTGACGCTCAAGCAGGGCGGTAACCTGATCCTCCTCGATGAGCCGACCAACGACCTCGACGTCGAGACGCTCGGCTCTCTGGAAAACGCCCTGACCAACTTCCCGGGCTGCGCCGTGGTCATCTCCCACGACCGCTGGTTCTTGGACCGCACCTGTACCCACATCCTCGCCTGGGAAGGCGATCACGAGGAAGGCAAGTGGTTCTGGTTCGAGGGCAACTTCGGCGACTACGAGAAGAACAAGGTCGAGCGCTACGGTGAGGCCGCCGCACGCCCGTCGTCGACGACCCACCGCAAGCTGGCCCGCTAA
- a CDS encoding single-stranded DNA-binding protein has protein sequence MPQHPITLVGNLTSNPKLKRTSNDNLVGEIRLAASRSVRDLQTDTWRDVDNLYITGEMWGQLATNAKASLVKGMSVVVTGRIVTEEWKETIYTDSFGKQADVNRQKIKLKIERLGVDLSKHIVSSLRTDHATHKAHEALDAPEMPKVDELLDEDRGGDIAAQNESAAAAAAAGAEAGEEGGKQPPF, from the coding sequence ATGCCCCAGCACCCGATCACGCTCGTCGGCAATTTGACCAGCAACCCGAAGCTCAAGCGCACCAGCAACGACAACCTCGTCGGCGAGATCCGGCTGGCCGCGTCCCGCTCTGTTCGTGATCTGCAGACGGATACGTGGCGCGACGTCGACAACCTGTACATCACCGGGGAGATGTGGGGCCAGCTGGCCACCAACGCGAAGGCCTCGCTCGTGAAGGGCATGAGCGTGGTGGTCACCGGCCGCATCGTCACCGAGGAGTGGAAGGAGACCATCTACACCGACAGCTTCGGCAAGCAGGCCGACGTCAACCGCCAGAAGATCAAACTCAAGATCGAGCGCCTCGGCGTCGATCTGTCCAAGCACATCGTCTCGTCGCTGCGCACCGACCACGCCACCCACAAGGCGCACGAGGCCCTCGACGCCCCGGAGATGCCGAAGGTCGACGAACTGCTCGACGAAGACCGCGGCGGCGATATCGCAGCGCAGAACGAATCCGCGGCGGCCGCCGCCGCAGCAGGCGCTGAGGCCGGGGAGGAGGGCGGCAAGCAGCCCCCGTTCTAA
- a CDS encoding acyl-CoA thioesterase yields MSASNFVHTTRVPLRWGDFDRYGHVMNANYIELAQEARVAFAEDNFFSQGHDFPVFVRRLEADYFKPILSDTTEVTVETTVVEIGTTSFITRQEIKDRQNRLACVIECVQVAVDLQTESPRALTDTEIGILTEAPKQAELTDEVPDYGDEF; encoded by the coding sequence ATGTCGGCATCCAACTTTGTTCACACCACCCGGGTTCCGCTGCGTTGGGGGGACTTCGACCGGTACGGGCACGTCATGAACGCCAATTACATCGAGCTGGCCCAGGAGGCCCGCGTCGCGTTCGCGGAGGATAACTTCTTCTCTCAGGGACACGACTTCCCGGTGTTCGTGCGCCGTCTCGAGGCCGACTACTTCAAGCCGATCCTCAGCGACACCACCGAGGTGACCGTCGAGACCACCGTCGTGGAGATCGGCACCACCTCTTTTATCACCCGCCAGGAGATCAAGGACCGCCAGAACCGCCTGGCGTGTGTGATCGAGTGCGTCCAGGTCGCCGTCGATCTGCAGACGGAGTCCCCGCGCGCGCTGACGGACACCGAGATCGGTATTCTCACCGAGGCCCCGAAGCAGGCGGAGCTGACCGACGAGGTGCCTGATTACGGGGACGAATTCTAG
- a CDS encoding cytochrome c oxidase assembly protein: MATAQSSQSSVDHQPTSAGSARKARPTWPLYLVAILVAALVGATISYSFVGDSLAALGIPDPGALTTYGLPFLRAAAWILAALSIGSFLFAAFFIDPRPLPDGGRSLAEARLSVDGHIAARTGALSALAFAVVAAVMIPMTLSDISGTPFFQSLDPGSWALAIEQVATSQVWLVCTVIGAVVGIAGLILRTWGLQPVLFVGSVVMIIPLGMEGHAASGGAHDYGTNAYLWHLVFMAIWIGGLMALIAHGRRLGPGLPKAVRRYSKVALFSIIAVAISGVISMLIRIQITDLLTTRYGLIIFAKILGTVILALIGFWHRQVTMPQLGKKNSAFVRLAVGEVVVMAAIAGIAVTMGRTPPPPLDPNLSPMEIQLGYELYEEPTLVNVFTMWRFEILYGTIALLLAGFYLAGVRVAKRRGQQWRTSWTIWWLVGCASLFITVSSGIGMYMPATYSMHMLAHMLLSMVVPLFLTMGAPLTLVMRVWDPGENGDFTPHDWAHALCHSRLVKVITTPWVNLLQFLVFFYVLYLYIPLYEVAISEHAGHVIMNGMFLVSGYFYFWELMGPDHIPDRRPAAIRLAWLVISMPVHLFLGVYLMMLTTVMGLEFYQSLELPWDPDLLQDQRVGGGIGWAFGSFPLTFVFLMLFFEWRREEKINERALDERLDAAERRHTEHDQPAEATAPRGEEPEHKAVAVDSSRTSSGILSLHGQRVDNAETSADDEEAEDDISEDLDAYNAVLRRYHEGGGSMQGDYYGREFRRSRKKR, encoded by the coding sequence ATGGCCACTGCGCAGTCATCACAGTCGTCCGTAGACCACCAGCCCACTAGTGCCGGCTCTGCCCGGAAGGCACGTCCCACCTGGCCGCTCTACCTCGTCGCGATTCTGGTCGCCGCTCTCGTTGGCGCCACGATCAGTTATTCGTTTGTCGGGGATTCCCTGGCGGCGCTCGGCATCCCCGACCCCGGGGCGCTGACCACCTACGGCCTGCCCTTTCTCCGGGCCGCTGCGTGGATACTCGCCGCTCTGTCCATCGGATCCTTCCTGTTTGCCGCGTTCTTCATCGACCCGCGCCCACTCCCGGACGGTGGCCGCAGCCTGGCGGAGGCTCGCTTAAGTGTCGACGGGCACATCGCCGCCCGTACCGGCGCCCTCAGCGCGCTGGCGTTCGCGGTGGTGGCGGCGGTAATGATCCCCATGACGCTGTCGGACATCTCCGGCACGCCGTTTTTCCAGTCCCTGGACCCGGGCTCGTGGGCGCTGGCGATCGAGCAGGTGGCCACCAGCCAGGTGTGGCTCGTGTGTACGGTGATCGGCGCCGTCGTCGGCATCGCCGGGCTTATCCTGCGCACCTGGGGCCTGCAGCCCGTGCTATTTGTCGGCTCGGTGGTCATGATCATCCCGCTCGGCATGGAAGGCCACGCGGCCTCCGGCGGCGCGCATGACTACGGCACCAACGCTTACCTCTGGCACCTGGTGTTCATGGCGATCTGGATCGGCGGGCTCATGGCGCTCATCGCCCACGGTCGCCGCCTGGGCCCGGGCCTGCCGAAGGCCGTGCGCCGCTACAGCAAGGTGGCGCTGTTCTCGATCATCGCGGTGGCGATTTCCGGCGTGATCAGCATGCTCATCCGCATCCAGATCACCGACTTGTTGACCACCCGCTACGGGCTGATCATCTTCGCCAAGATTCTCGGCACCGTCATCCTCGCCCTCATCGGCTTCTGGCACCGCCAGGTCACCATGCCGCAGCTGGGCAAGAAGAACTCCGCGTTTGTGCGCCTGGCGGTCGGGGAGGTCGTCGTCATGGCGGCCATCGCCGGTATCGCCGTGACCATGGGCCGGACGCCGCCGCCCCCGCTCGACCCGAACCTGTCTCCGATGGAGATCCAGCTCGGCTACGAGCTCTACGAGGAACCGACGCTTGTCAACGTGTTCACCATGTGGCGCTTCGAGATCCTTTACGGCACCATCGCCCTGCTGCTGGCGGGCTTCTACCTAGCTGGGGTGCGCGTCGCGAAGCGGCGCGGTCAGCAGTGGCGCACCTCGTGGACCATCTGGTGGCTGGTGGGCTGCGCGTCGCTGTTTATCACGGTCAGCTCCGGTATCGGGATGTACATGCCGGCGACCTACTCCATGCACATGCTCGCGCACATGCTGCTGTCCATGGTCGTGCCGCTGTTTCTCACCATGGGCGCGCCGCTGACGCTGGTGATGCGGGTCTGGGACCCCGGCGAGAACGGCGATTTCACCCCGCACGACTGGGCACACGCGCTGTGCCATTCCCGGCTGGTTAAGGTCATCACCACCCCCTGGGTGAACCTGCTGCAGTTCCTCGTGTTCTTCTACGTGCTCTACCTCTACATCCCGCTCTACGAGGTCGCGATCTCCGAGCACGCCGGACACGTCATCATGAACGGCATGTTCTTGGTCTCCGGGTACTTCTACTTCTGGGAGCTGATGGGTCCGGATCACATCCCGGATCGCCGCCCAGCCGCCATCCGGCTGGCCTGGCTGGTGATCTCGATGCCGGTGCACCTCTTCCTCGGCGTCTATCTGATGATGCTCACCACCGTCATGGGCCTGGAGTTCTACCAGTCCCTCGAGCTGCCGTGGGATCCGGATCTGCTGCAGGACCAGCGCGTCGGCGGCGGCATCGGCTGGGCCTTCGGCTCCTTCCCGCTGACCTTCGTCTTCCTCATGCTCTTCTTCGAGTGGCGGAGGGAGGAGAAAATCAACGAACGAGCGCTCGACGAGCGTCTCGACGCCGCAGAGCGCCGGCACACCGAGCACGACCAGCCCGCCGAGGCCACGGCGCCGCGTGGCGAAGAACCGGAGCACAAGGCCGTTGCCGTCGACAGCTCCCGCACCTCTTCCGGGATCCTTTCCCTGCACGGTCAACGTGTGGATAACGCTGAGACCAGCGCCGATGACGAGGAGGCGGAGGATGATATCTCCGAAGATCTCGACGCCTACAACGCCGTGTTGCGCCGTTATCACGAAGGAGGCGGCAGCATGCAGGGCGACTATTACGGACGCGAGTTCCGGCGCAGCAGAAAGAAGCGCTAG
- the cmrA gene encoding mycolate reductase (Catalyzes the final step in mycolic acid biosynthesis.), giving the protein MALPSPGPDTRAFITGASQGIGEALARRLAQRGHNLIVVARREEVLNKLAAELHDAHGVTVDVYPCDLAREEEVDRLIDYLDGVHVNIAINSAGIASFGPFVKQDWDYETKQFHLNATAVFRLTHALVHPMLARGEGAICNVGSAAGNIPIPNNATYVFTKAGVNTFTESLHYELRGTGVSCTLLAPGPVREDVVPDDEQTIVDKVVPDFLWTTYDSCAYETLEAMAKNRRRVVPGPLSKGMDFISTYAPTAVLSPLIGKFYSQMG; this is encoded by the coding sequence ATGGCACTTCCCTCACCCGGCCCTGACACTCGCGCGTTCATCACCGGCGCCTCCCAAGGCATCGGGGAGGCTCTCGCTCGTCGCTTAGCCCAGCGCGGCCACAACCTCATCGTGGTCGCCCGGCGCGAGGAGGTGCTCAACAAACTAGCCGCGGAGCTTCACGACGCCCACGGCGTCACCGTCGACGTCTACCCTTGTGACCTCGCCCGCGAGGAAGAAGTCGACCGGCTCATCGACTACCTCGACGGCGTCCACGTCAACATTGCCATCAACTCGGCGGGCATCGCGAGCTTCGGGCCTTTTGTGAAGCAGGACTGGGACTACGAGACGAAACAGTTCCACCTCAACGCGACGGCCGTCTTCCGCCTCACCCACGCACTCGTCCACCCAATGCTCGCGCGCGGCGAGGGCGCGATCTGCAATGTCGGTTCCGCCGCCGGCAACATCCCGATCCCGAACAACGCCACCTACGTGTTCACCAAGGCGGGCGTGAACACCTTCACCGAGTCCCTGCACTACGAGCTGCGCGGCACCGGGGTCAGCTGCACGCTGCTTGCCCCGGGACCAGTGCGCGAGGACGTGGTGCCGGATGACGAGCAGACCATCGTCGATAAGGTCGTGCCCGACTTTCTATGGACCACCTACGACTCCTGCGCCTACGAGACCCTCGAGGCGATGGCGAAGAACCGTCGCCGCGTGGTGCCGGGCCCACTGTCGAAGGGGATGGATTTCATCTCAACCTACGCGCCGACGGCTGTGCTCAGCCCGTTGATCGGCAAGTTCTACTCACAGATGGGCTGA
- a CDS encoding trypsin-like serine peptidase, with amino-acid sequence MAFSSIRLAVAGLTTVGLAVGALVTPTSADAATAAPGAPIRTHPVETSLPNVPVELDAGMCSQGPVGMLTEGGQAPRPVMLTAGHCLLPMDPQWVPTHEVFVPRPDGDELIGYRGEAKLIEPRETNVVDAAIDVALGADWGVVELNPGVSTTRMAQSVDRFGNPQGPGVELTGIRDYPDLAPYQISIDNFGQPICKDGTTSGRSCGTQLFRSQHMVYSYNLNYLKGDSGGINYDPNNGEVIGMTSQAFGSVGSASTADAALQEAYGIPDGQVNDHFQLSESTEPHDTDFRTVNQDNEAGQQWAQENLDVPDLSAELDKAVGEAQADAEQYAGQLTDQVTSGDFAGAEQTWNEATVTAQDHIDNIGPLGIAVGLEQLLEEF; translated from the coding sequence ATGGCTTTCTCATCGATCCGCCTGGCTGTCGCCGGGCTCACCACTGTCGGCCTCGCCGTCGGAGCGCTGGTCACTCCCACCAGCGCGGACGCCGCAACCGCTGCTCCCGGCGCCCCCATCCGCACCCACCCCGTCGAAACCTCGCTGCCGAACGTGCCGGTCGAACTCGACGCCGGTATGTGTTCGCAGGGCCCTGTCGGCATGCTCACGGAGGGTGGCCAGGCACCGCGCCCGGTCATGCTGACCGCCGGCCACTGCCTTCTGCCCATGGACCCGCAGTGGGTCCCCACCCATGAGGTCTTCGTGCCGCGCCCAGACGGCGACGAGCTCATCGGTTATCGCGGAGAGGCCAAGCTCATCGAGCCGCGTGAGACCAACGTTGTGGACGCGGCCATCGACGTGGCCCTGGGCGCTGACTGGGGTGTTGTCGAGCTCAACCCGGGTGTCTCCACCACCCGGATGGCGCAGTCGGTGGACCGCTTCGGCAACCCACAGGGCCCGGGCGTTGAGCTCACCGGCATCCGCGACTACCCGGACCTGGCTCCCTACCAGATCAGCATCGACAACTTCGGTCAGCCGATCTGCAAGGATGGCACCACCTCCGGCCGCTCCTGTGGCACCCAGCTGTTCCGCTCCCAGCACATGGTCTACAGCTACAACCTGAACTACCTGAAGGGCGATTCGGGCGGCATCAACTATGACCCGAACAACGGTGAGGTTATCGGCATGACCTCTCAGGCCTTTGGGTCGGTCGGTAGCGCCAGCACGGCCGATGCTGCCCTGCAGGAGGCCTACGGCATCCCGGACGGGCAGGTCAACGACCACTTCCAGCTCTCTGAATCCACCGAGCCGCACGACACGGACTTTAGGACCGTGAACCAGGACAACGAGGCTGGGCAGCAATGGGCCCAGGAGAACCTCGATGTCCCCGACCTGTCCGCGGAGCTCGACAAGGCGGTCGGCGAGGCCCAGGCGGACGCCGAGCAGTACGCCGGTCAGCTCACCGACCAGGTCACCTCCGGCGACTTCGCCGGCGCTGAGCAGACCTGGAACGAGGCTACCGTTACGGCGCAGGATCACATTGATAACATCGGCCCGCTGGGCATCGCCGTCGGCCTGGAGCAGCTCCTCGAAGAGTTCTAG